Part of the Streptomyces europaeiscabiei genome is shown below.
GAGCCCGGCCCGATCGCCGCGCTCCTGGAGGACGAGCGGATCACCGTCGAGCTGATCAACGACGGTACGCATCTGCACCCGGCCTCCCTCCAGCTGGCGTTCCGTCACGCGGGCGCCGACCGGGTCGCGTTCATCACCGACGCCATGGACGCGGCCGGCTTCGGCGACGGCCTCTACACGCTCGGCCCGCTGGCGGTCGAGGTCGTGGACGGCGTGGCCCGCCTGGTGGAGGGCGGTTCGATCGCGGGCTCGACCCTCACCCAGGACCGCGCCCTCAAGCGCGCCGTCACCGTCGACCGCCTCCCGGTCGAGGACGCCGTCGCCGCCCTCTCCGCCAACCCGGCGCGGCTCCTCGGCCTCTACGACCGCGTCGGCTCCCTGGACCCGGGCAAGGACGCCGACCTCGTCCTCCTCGACGCGGACTTCGAGCTGAAGGGTGTGCTGCGGAAGGGCGAGTGGTTGACATCCTCCCCTTCTTAAAAGCGGGGGATTCCAACCCGTTGGGGTTGAGGTTCACGGACGTTCGGCCGCTGGTTGGGCGGTGTCGTCCCTCCGGCACCGGCTGTCCGCCGGGGGCGGGGGATCCCGCCCTGTCCTGCCGCGACGTTGATACTGGCGTTGGTGTCCGCGTTGCAGGTGAAGCCGCAGGAGGAACAGACGAACTCGGCTTGGCTCTTGCGCGAGTTCTTGTCGATCCATCCGCAGGCACTGCACCGCAGACTCGTGTACGGGGCGGGAACGTCCTCGACCCGGCCGGGGGCCTTGTGCCCGGTGCGCTGCCGCAGCAGGCCCCAGCCCTGGGCGAGGATCGCCCGGTTCAGGCCGGACTTCTGCGCCACGTTGTGGCCGGGCCGCTCCACGGTTCCCTTCGCGGACCGGGTCATCGTCTTGATGTCCAGCTTCTCGAACCGGACAAGGTCATAGCAGCGGGCGAGCATGGTGCTGGTCTTCTCGCACCAGTCCTTGCGCCGGTTCGCCTCCCGCGCCTTGAGGCTGGCGGCCTTCGCGTACTCGTCGGTCTTGGCCTTGCTGCCCTTGGGGGGCGCGAGCAGCCCGCCGCTGCCCGGCAAACAAGGTGGACTGGCCTATGGGCTGATCCACAGGCGATCGATCCCCAACCGGCCTGCTCCGTCCGGTCGTTGGCATGTGGTGCGGAGTGCGACGGTCGGCCCGGAGGGACTGGGCCGACCGCCGCTCATTTGGCATGATCGAGCCTCCGCGCAGTCGAGACGCAAGGGGGTTGGTCCCGTGATCCTCACGGTCACACTGAACACCGCTCTCGACATCACCTATCGCGTACGGGACCTGAGGCCCCACGCCACGCATCGGGTGACCGACGTGACCGAACGCCCCGGCGGCAAGGGCCTGAACGTGGCCCGCGTCCTCGCGGCGCTCGGCCACGAGGTGACGGTCACCGGCTTCGTCGGCGGCGCGACGGGCCGGGCTCTGCAGGATCAACTCACGCACACACCGGGTGTGGTGGACGCGCTGGTCCCGGTGAAGGGCGCGACGCGCCGGACGGTCGCCGTGGCCGACGCGAGCGGTGACACGACTCAGCTCAACGAACCGGGCCCGCTCATCGCACCCGCCGAGTGGTCCGCCTTCCAGGAGGCGTACGTCGATCTGCTGCGCTCCGCCTCGGTGGTGGCCCTGTGCGGCAGCCTGCCGCCGGGGGTACCGGTGGGCGCGTACGCGGGCCTGGTCCGTACCGCCCGCACGCTGTCCGTACCGGTCCTGCTGGACACCAGCGGCGAGCCGTTGCGACGCGGGGTGGCGGCCCGCCCCGACCTGGTGAAGCCGAACGCCGACGAACTGACCGAACTCACCGGCTCCCACGAGCCGTCCCGCGCGACCCGGGACGCCCGGCGCCGCGGCGCCCAGGCCGTCGTGGCCTCCCTCGGTCCCGAAGGCGTCCTCGCCCACACCCCCGAAGGCGTCTGGCGCGCCACCCCGCCCCGCCGCTTCCGCGGCAACCCGACGGGAGCGGGCGATTCGGCGGTCGCGGGCCTGCTGTCCGGCCTGATCGACCGCCTCCCCTGGCCCGACCGCCTGGCCCGAGCCGTCGCCCTGTCGGCGGCGACCGTAATGACCCCGGTGGCGGGCGAGTTCGACCGTCAGGCGTACGAGGAACTGGTGGGGCAGGTGACGGTGACGGGGGAGGTTACAGCGGCCTGACGACATCCTGATCGCGGCTGAAAGCCACTCTTGTGGCTAAATACTCCATTGCGTTTCGAACTGGCGTTTGAAATTGTCGTGATCAGCCAACCTCGATCAAGAAAGCGAAGAACTCGCTATGAAGCTACGCCTGCTTGCGCTCGCCGGGGCCACTGTGATCGCCACCCTGCCACTCACCACCGCCCAGACGGCATCCGCCGCGACGAAGTGCCCGAAGAATTACGTTTGTTCGTGGAAGAAGGCCAGCTTCAAGGGGACGAAGCACATCCATAACAATTCAAGCGGGTGCTCCCCGTTCAGCGGCCGATCGGTGTCCAACCAGACCGGCAAGCTCATCACTGTCTACACGGACGAGTCCTGCTACGGCGACAGCATCGACATCGAGACGGGCCACTACTCGTCGAAGACTCCGTGGCGTTTCAAGAGCGTGGCCGTCTGGGGCCAGTGATGTTCTCCGGGCCATGACCCGGGGTAACGCCTTCACCACAGCTAGGGACTTGAGGGCCATCAACTGGCGGCCCTCAACTGTTTGCTTCTACGGGACTGTCACGGCACTACGAGCCCCGAGCCGCCTACTCCGGAGGCTTGAGGTACAGCTGATCGAGATTGGCATCACACTGATTGCCCTCGTTGCACTCGATCTTGATCTCGTTCGTTCCCTTGTTCAGGGTGACGAGGGACCAGGTGTTCTGCCAGCCCTTCGCGTAGTCGCCCTTGGGGGAGTTGGAGAAGTTCTTCAGGTTGAGCGGGCGGCTCTGGACGGTTCCATTCACCACGAGCGTCGCGTCAGCATCCACACCGGGGATGCCGTACTGCACGTACAGGCGGTATTGACCGGCCTCGGCGAGGTCTTCGATCTTCCATGTCACCGACGAACCGACCGAGTTGAAGTTCCCGACATAGAACCCGCCCTCCGACTTGGCGCCGGGGACGTCGGAGGCGATGGCCGCGTTGCCGCCGAGGAGGAGGGTCTTGGCCTCGGCCTTGGGGAGTTCGCCGGCTTTCGCCTTCTTCGACTTGCTGGCCGACGGGCTGGGGTCCTTGCTCTGCTCGGCGGTGGGGGTGGTGGAGGCGCCGGTGTTGTCGCCGGAGGTGTCCTTCGAGTTGTCGCTGAGCATGGCGACGCCGATCCCGATCACCACCGCGGCCACGACGGCGATCGCGCCGATGAGGAGACCCTTGGTGTTGGGGCCACGGCCCCGGCCGCCGCCCCCGCCGTTGCCGTGCCCGTGCTGGCGGGTCGTCGGGGCGCCGCCGGAGAAGCTCTCGGGGGCCTGGTAGTGCGTGTTCGGCTGGCCGGGGCCGCCCTGCTGCTGGCCGTACCCCTGCTGCGGGACCTGCCCGTACTGCGCGGTGGGGGCCTGCGGAGCCTGCTGGGTCTGCTGCCCGTACTGGCGTTCGCCGACCGGTCGCGCCCGGTTGACCGCGTTCGGGTAGCCGTAGCTCGCGCTGGGCGGCTGGGCTCCTCGGGCCTGCCCGTCCTCGTAGAGGTAGCCGAACGGGTCGTCGTCCTCGGGCGTGCTCGCGCCGTTGTTGCCGGGCGTCATCCCTAGGTCTCCTCAGCGGTGCGGTACATACACGTACGGGTGGCGGGTTATTGCGTGGGGGTGTAGGAGAGCGAGCCTACCCGCTCGCGGTGGCCCAAACGGGTGACTCGGACCTCATCGCCTCGCCGACCCACCACCCACCAGGTACTTTCCAGCCGCCGCCCGGCGCTGACCTGGTCTTATCCCTACATGTCGCGGGTGTCACTCCGGCCGCTATCCGGCCCGCCTGTGCTGCCTGGGACGTGATCGTTTCTCGACGTACATCCGCTCGTCAGCTGATTTCAACACCTCGTCCGCCGTCATTCCGCAGTGCGCCCATCCGATGCCGAAACTGGCGCCGACGCGCATCGCGCGGCCGTCGACCCGAATCGGCTGGATGATCTCGTTACGGAGGCGTACGGCGAGGTCCTGGGCGTCCGCGCGGCCGAGGCCGTCGGCGAGGACGACGAACTCGTCGCCGCCGAGCCGGGCCACCGTGTCGCCGTCGCGCACACCCCGGCTGAGCCGCCGGGCCACCTCGATGAGGACGGCGTCGCCCGAGTTGTGCCCGAACCGGTCGTTGATCGACTTGAACCCGTCGAGGTCGCAGAAGAGCACCGCGAGCCCCTTGGCCCCGTCGTCCCGCTCGTCCTCGGGCGCGACGGTGTGCACATGGTGGTCGAAGGCGTCGTACGGCCCGCCGGCCCTGTGGAAGTCGAAGGCGTGCCCGCTGTGTCCCGCGGCCTCGTACTCGTCGAACGACGGGTGCGGCAGCCGCGCCGAATGCTCGGCGGCACCGTGCTCCCCGAACTCGCCGTGCCCGGCGCCGAACTCCCCTGGCACCCCGAACTGCCCGAAGGCCGCGTTCATCGAGTCGGCCGCCGCGCCGGCCGGGAGCGACTGGGGGCGCTGACAGAGACGGGAGGAGAGGCGCGAGCGCAGCTCCGCGGAGTTCGGCAGCCCGGTGAGCGCGTCGTGCGAGGCCCGGTGCGCGAGCTGCAGCTCGCGCCGCTTGCGCTCCTCGATGTCCTCGACGTGGGTGAGCAGGAAGCGGGGCCCGTCGGCGGCGTCCGCTACCACGCTGTTGCGCAGCGACACCCACACGTACGTCCCGTCGCGCCGCCCGAGCCGCAGCTCCGCGCGCCCGCCCTCGGCGGAGGTCCGCAGGAGGGTGCCTATGTCCTCGGGATGGACGAGATCGGAGAACGCATACCGCCGCATCGCCGAAGCCGGCCGCCCGAGCAGCCGGCACAGCGCGTCGTTGGTCCGCAGGATCCGGCCGTGCTGATCGCCGCCCATCTCGGCGATGGCCATGCCGGAGGGGGCGTACTCGAAGGCCTGCCGGAAGGATTCCTCACTGGCGCGCAGCGCCTGCTGCTCCCTTTCGAGCCTGACCAGTGCGCGCTGCATGTTGGCGCGCAGGCGAGCGTTGCTGATCGCGATGGCGGCCTGGAAGGCGTACATCTGGAGCGCTTCCCGCCCCCATGCACCCGGTCGGCGACCGTTTCGCGGCCGGTCCACGGACACGACGCCCAGCAGCTCGCCGCAGGAGGCGCCAGGGGCGCCCGGGGTGTACATCGGGGCGAAGAGCCGGTCGGACGGATGCCACTCGTCCTCGAACCGGGGGGCGGGACCGTCGGTGTACCACTGCGGTACGTCGTCCTCGTCGAGCACCCAGCCCTCGGTGTGCGGTATGAACCGCAGGTCGCCCCAGGCCTCGCCCATGTTCAGCCGGCGGTCCCAGGCGTCGCGGGAGCCGACGCGGCCGGTGATCAGGGCTTCGGCGGCGCTGTTCCCGGCGAGGGCGGCGACGACCAGGTCGCCGTCGGGGCGGACGAGGTTCACGCACGCCAGTTCGTAGCCCAGGCCGTTGACCACACCGTCGGCGACGGTCTGCAGCGTGTCGGCCAGGCTGCGCGCGGTGTTCATGTCCGCCATCACCTTGTGCAGCTGCCGCAGTGTCGTCAGACGGACGTAGGGCTCCGAATCGGTTTCCATTCGCCCTCCCCCCGAGATCTCGTGGCAGCTCCAGGCTCCAGGTAACCTGCTTAACTCGCGGGCTTACTACCGCTTACAGTTCCCGCTTACAGCTTGCAGCTTCCCCGCCACTGAATCACAGCGCGAAGCCCACTCGGTACACAGGGTCAACAAAATATGGCTCCTGTGACTCAAGTCACAACAGAAGATGAGCAATTGAGTGGAGTTTATGCGTTTCCCACGTGCGCTTCCTGAACAGAATTCAGAACTCTGTGTAGGCACTGTGCGCGGGGCTGATCGGGGCTGATCAGGGCGGCCGAGCAGGGCCGAGTGGGACCGACTGGGACCGAGTGGGACTGAGCGCGGCCGGGCGGGTCGCCCTGGTACTAGGTCGTAGGTCCGGGTGGCGGGTCGTGCCCTGGCCCGATGTGGCGGCCGGCCGCCGAGGATTAGCGTGCGGACGTGTCGAAGACCCCGCCCTCAGCCCCGCCGGTGCCACCGCGCACCGATCCTCCGGTTCCTCCCGCTCTTTCCGTTGCTCCGGTTCCTCCCGCTCTACCCGTTCCTGTCGCGCTTCCCATTCCTGTCGCAAATTCGTCGGCCGCCGCGCGGAGCACCCCGGCCACCCACGGTTCCCTGTCCGGCGGGCATGCTGAGGGGGTGAGTGAAGACGAGTTCCGAGCCGCGATGTCCCGACTGGCGGCCGGTGTGGTCCTGGTGACCGCGCACGAGGCGGCGCTGGATCAGGACGGGCCGCGCGGCGAGGACGTCGGCATGACGGCCACCTCGTTCATGTCGGTGTCCCTCGACCCGCCCCTCGTCATGGTCAGCCTCCGCGAGGGTTCCCGCATGGACGACCTTCTCGACGAGCAGCCCCTGTGGGCCGTATCCGTCCTCTCCGACCACCAGCGCACCATCGCCGGCCGCTTCGCCATGAAGGGCCGCGTGAGCGACCGCCTCCTCTTCGACGACCTCTCGTACACCCGGGGCGAAATCACCGGCGCCCCCCTGATCGACGACGCCCTGGCGACCCTGGAATGCCGCACCGAACAACGGGTGACCGCCGGCGACCACACCCTCGTCATCGGCAGGGTCCTGGCTTCGACGTCGCCGGGGTCCGGAGGCGGCCCTCTGGCCTATTTCCGGGGCCGTTACAGGCATTTGGCCCCGTAAAGGCCGGCCCCGCCGGAAGCGTGGGAATTCGCGCGAGCGACCCGATCACGACACTCAGGCGCCTACCACCTACCGATCACCACTTGCCCTCACCCTTGCCCTTGCCGCCTACGCAGGAGCGCCGACCCGGGCCTCAGCCCCAGTCCCGCCCCGACCGCCCCCGCTTGGTGTCGGACCGCTGCTTCTTCTCCCGCAGCCGCCGTTCGTTGATCCCCCTCGGGATACGGGTGGCCCGGCGCGGCCTGGGCGGCGGCGCGGTCGCCTCCGCGAGCAGCGCGGCCAGACGTACGGCGGCGGTCTCCCGGTTGCGCCACTGGGAACGGTGCTCGGAGGCCCGCACGCTGACGACCCCCTCGACGAGGCGCCCCGCGAGCCGCTCCAGCGCCCGCGCCTTCCACACCTCGGGAAGTGCCTCGGTGTTCGCGAGGTCGAACCTCAGCTCGACCTGCGAGTCACTGGTGTTGACGTGTTGTCCGCCGGGACCGGAGGACCGGGAGAAACGCCACATGAGCTCGGCCTCGGGAAGCGAGACGGAGCCACGGATGACGTGAGGACCGGACATGCCCCCATCGTCGCGCGGATGTCCGGTCCACGTCACGCCCTTTTCACCGCGTCCGGCGATGCTGCGTACCGCGCCCGGCCGAAGCTCGGGTAAAGAAAGTAAAAACCGCAGGAACCTCTGGCGCCCCTCCCGACGTTCATAGGGGTACAGGTAGCTTCGTCCCCGGCACGAAGCCCGTAAGGCACGTACGCAACGAGGGAAGGACTCCCAACCATGGCTGTAAGCCTGTCCAAGGGTGGCAACGTCTCGCTCACCAAGGAGGCCCCGGGCCTGACGGCCGTCACCGTGGGCCTCGGCTGGGACGTCCGTAGCACCACCGGCACGGACTTCGACCTCGACGCCTCCGCGATCGCGGTCAACACGCAGGGCAAGGTCTACTCGGACGGCCACTTCGTGTTCTTCAACAACAAGCAGACCCCGGACCAGACCATCGTCCACACCGGTGACAACCGCACGGGTGAGGGCGCGGGCGACGACGAGGCGATCAACGTCAACCTGGCGGGTCTCCCCGCCGACATCGACAAGATCGTCTTCCCGGTCTCCATCTACGACGCCGAGAACCGCTCGCAGAACTTCGGCCAGGTCCGCAACGCCTACATCCGTATCGTCAACCAGGCCGGCGGCGCCGAGATCGCGCGCTACGACCTCTCCGAGGACGCCGCCACCGAGACCGCCATGGTCTTCGGCGAGCTGTACCGCAACGGCGCCGAGTGGAAGTTCCGCGCGGTCGGCCAGGGCTACGCCTCGGGCCTCGTCGGCATCGCCCAGGACTTCGGCGTCAGCGTCTGACGTTTAGACCGTCCGGGGCGCCGATGCCCCGCACCGCACCACACCGCCGAAGGCCCCGCCGCGACGCCCGCCGTCGCAGCGGGGCCTTCGGCCGTCCTGCCTGGCCCCACCACACGCCGCGTCCTCGCACCCGTCTTCACACCCGTCGGCCCTCACACCCGCCAGTCGGCGGAGTACTGGATGTGCAGCGAGGCGGGTACGTGCCGTCGGTTCGGCGGTCGCGACCATGGCCCCGCGCCCAGCTCGACACAGAAGTGTAGGGAGTTATGGGTGGGGGTTGTGAGTGGGGAGTCAGGGGAGCGGAGGGCGGGAATCTAGTCGCTCGGTCCGGGGCCGGTGTCAGACCCGGTCGATAGCGTGCGGGGCATGCTGCTGCTCGAACCACTCCACACGGCCGAGGACGGAACCATTCCCGGCCCCCTCCTCGCCGAACTCACCGCCCTGCACGCCTCCAACCGCGACTTCTACACCCTCAGCGGTGACTTCCCGGACGCGAACGACATCCGTCCCGAGCAGGTGGCTGCGGCACTGTCGGTGGAGCTGGCCAACCCGGACGTGGAGATCCTGCTCGCCCGCGACGGCGGCGGCGGCAGCCTCGGTGACCGCGGCGACAGCGACAGCGCCAGTAACAGCCGGCGGCTCGTCGGGGTCGCCATCACCCTCGCGCGCCATCCCGATCCGGCCGACCCCGACCCGTGGATCGGGCTGCTGCTCGTCGACACGGCGGCCCAACGACGGGGGTACGGGCGGCAGTTGGCGGCCCTCGTCGAGGAACGGTTCCGGCGGGCAGGGCGTACCGCCGTGCGGCTGGCGGCGCTCGACAACAACCCCGGTGCCCTGGCGTTCTGGACGTCTCTCGGTTACGAGGTCGTCGAGCGTCGCCGGGACCGCCAGCTGGGGCGCCCGTGCACGGTGCTGCGCAGGACGCTCCGTACGCCGCGCCGGGCCGCACGGGTCGCCGTACTCGATCCGGAGGGTGCCGTCTTCCTGTTCAAGTACCACAACGAGGAGGTGGGCGTGCACTGGGCGCTGCCCGGAGGCGGTCTGGAAGCGGACGAGGCACCGCGCGAGGGTGCCCTGCGGGAACTGCGTGAGGAAACGGGCTGGACGGACGTGGAGCCGGGCGCCTTCCTCGGTACCTGGGACCATGACTTCATCCGCGCCGACGTCCCCGTCCGTCAGTACGACCAGATGTTCGTGGCCCGGGGGCCCCGCCGTGAGCCGGTCGGTGGCCTCCTCGCCGCCGCGCGCACCAAGGAAGGCATCCTGGCCTGGCGCTGGTGGACCCGCCAGGAGCTCACCGAGGCGGAGGAGGCCGTGTGGCCGCCCGAACTGCTGTCGCTGCTGACGGAGTTCGAGAGGTCGGAGAAATCCGGGAAGTGACGGAACAGCACTCTCACGCCTCCGGCGGCCTGCCCTCCCCGTACAGCCATTCCTCCCAGATCGGCGTCAGGTCCGCGTCCGGAGCCGCCTTCTCCGCGAACTTCTCGACGTACGCCGTGAAGTCGGCCGTGTCCGCGTTGCCGTGGCGGTGAGCGGTCGCCCAGCCCCGGATCAGCCCGAAGAAGGCGTCGTCGCCGACCGCCTCGCGGATCTTGTGCAGGACCATGGCACCGCGTTCGTACACCGGGCTGTCGGAGATACGGGCGGCGCTCGGCGGCTTCGCGGGCGGGAAGTCCCAGACGGCCTCGTTCGAGGCGGCGTCCTGGTGGTAGTCGCCCTCGTACAGCGCGTCGAAGATCTCCTGGGCGGTGTCGCCGCCGTGGTCCTCCTCCCACAGCCACTCGGCATACGTGGCGAAGCCCTCGTTGAGCCACATGTCCCGCCAGCTCTTCGGGGTGACGGAGTCGCCGTACCACTGGTGGGCCAGTTCGTGGACGAGGAGCGAGAGGTCCGGGGCGCCGGGGAAGACGGGGCGGTTCTGGGTCTCCAGGGCGTACGCCACGTCCTCCGGCCTCTCGACGATCGCGCCGGTGGAGGAGAAGGGGTACGGGCCGAAGTTCCCCTCCGCCCACTCGATGACCTCGGGGATCCGGCCGAGGACCGCGCGGCTGTCCTCGGCCTGCGCGGGATCGACGGCGACGTACACCGGAAGCCGACCCGCGCCCGTGCCTTCGTCCGTGCCCTCGCCCTCGCCCTCGTCCGCGCCCTCGCCCTCGTCCGCGCCCACTGTCGAGTGTCGGATCTCGTACGTGCCGATCGCGATCGTGGCCACGTAACTCGCCATCGGCTCGGCGGTGTGCCAGGAGTAGGTCGTACGGCCGCTCTTGGTGGACTCGCTCCTCAACTCCCCGTTGGAGACGGCCCGCAGGCCCTCGGGGACGGTGACCGTGATGTCGTAGGTCGCCTTGTCGGAGGGGTGGTGGTTGCCGGGGAACCAGGTCATCGAGCCCGCCGGTTCGCCCAGCGCGAGGACTCCGTCGGCGGTCGGCAGCCAGCCCTCCCGGGAGCCGTCCGGGTCGGTGATCGTCTCCGGGGCGCCCGAGTAGCGCACCGTCGTACGGAACGTCTCCCCTTCGCGAAGCCCGTTCTCGGGGGTGACGGTCAACTCCTGCCCCGCCCGCTTCCAACGCGCCGCCGCGCCATCGACGGTGACCGACCCGACGTCCATCCCCTTCAGGTCGAGGTTGAAGGAGCCGAGGTTGCGCGTCGCCCGTGCGGTGACGACGGCGGTGGCACGCAGGTGGGCGTCCGCCTCGGTGTCGACCTCGGTATCGGTGTCGGTATCGGTGTCGGTGCCGGTGTCGGTGCCGGCGCCGGTGTCGGCATCGGGCTCGGTGTCGGAGTGGGAGTCGGCATCGGGCTCGGTATCCGTATCGGCCGGGGGTTCGTATCCAAGGGTGAGGGCGTAGTGGGTGACGTCGTAGCCGCCGTTGCCGAGTTTGGGGAAGTACGGGTCCCGGAGGCCGGCGGAACCCCTGCTCTCCTCGGCCGCGCCGCCGCCCCCGGTGCACGACGTGAGCGTGAGTGCCAGCGCGACAGTGAGCAGGGCGGCGGGGACAACCGGTGCGGATCGGGACACGTCGGGGATCCTATGAGGACATGACACCATCGCCTACGTGCTCGACATCGGCTACGCCCTCTCCAACCGCTTCCCCGACCCGCCGCAGACGGACTACCGCCGCGCCGACGTGTACGCGCTGCGGCACGACCTGTTCTGCGGAGACGTCTACCTCGCCGACACCAAGGCGGACCGGGAGCTGTCCACAGCCTGGGGATGGGTGCCGGTGCTGGACTTCGCGTGGGCGCTGTGCGACATCGTGGAACGGCTGGACCAGGACCCGGCCGGGTCCCGTGCCTCCCGGCCCCAGTACGCGGAACTCGACTTCACCGAGTCCACCGACCGCATGCTCTTCGAGCGGCGCTTCGGGTGGGTGGACGTCGAGGCGGACTGGATGCGGGCCGAGGAACCCCCGCTGACCTTCTCCCACACCGAGCTCCGCCGCGAGGCCCGCGACTTCCTGCACGATGTGATCGCCGACCTCTGCGACCTCCACGACGCCTTGGCCGAGAACCCGGCGATCTGGACCCTCCAGTCCCGCTTCCCCAGACTCCCGTAGGGGCGCCGCGGTCGTCTGCGGGCCCGGCGGGAGCGGAGTCTTTCAGGGGCGCGGGGAACCGCGCGAGCAACCACGACGAACCCGCGGTGGGTGTTGAAGGGGCACCGCCCCTCGGGGATGGGAACGGGTAGGGGCGGTGGGGGGCGAACCCCACCAGGCACCCCCGCAGGTCACCCCTCCACCCGAATCCCCATCTCCCCCGCCAACACCGGCGCCAGGTCCATCAACTGGGCCGCGCTGATCACCGCCCCGGACAACCGATCCACCCCCCGCACGATCTCCACCGACGCGGCCCCCCGCAGATCCACATCCACCAGGGTCACGCCACTCAGATCGGCCCCCTTCAACGCGCACCCCACAAACGCGACCCGTTCCAGCCGCGCACCCGCGAAATCCGGCTCGACCAGCACGCAGTCCTCGAAGACCACATCCTTGAGCCGAGCCTCACGCAGGTTGAGGTAGTCGATCTTCCCCCCGCGCACGAGCACCCGCTCCAGCACGGCCCCGTGCAACTGCACCCCGCCGAGCCGCGCATCGACCAGCTCCACGTCACGCAACGTCGCCTCGGCGAGATCCGTGCCGACACCCCGTATCCCGGTGAGGACGGAGTCGAGCACGCGAGCCCGGTGCAGCCGCGTCTCGTCCAGCGCGCAGCCTCGCAGCGCGCAGTCCATGAAACGGGCGCCCCCGCCGTCCTGCCCGGCGAAGTCCTCCTCATGGAACTCCAGCCCGTCATAGTCCCCGTCGGGCTCCAGCCCCCCGCCCGCATACGCCTCCAGCATCGGCAACCGCACCTCCGGCCGCCGCGCCGCCTTCACCACCGACCTCGACCTCGACCCCGACACCGACCTCGCCCTCACCATGCCCCCATCGTGCACCCCGCCACTGACAATCACCCTGACCTGCGCCGACACCCCGCCAAACCACCAACCGACAGCCCCATGTCACATTCCGGCGCCCTCGACCTGTCGTACACGCGGACAGCCGCCAAGACGGCCGACACCGACCGGCACCGACCGGCACCGACCGGCACCGACCGGCACCGACCAAGGGAGCCCCAGCCATGCACCGCGCTCCAGCCGAGCCCGGCCCCTCCCCCCGTACGGGCACCGCACCCCGCACCCACGCCACACGCGTCCCCGCCCCCACCCCCCTCACCATCATCGGCGGCGGTTTCGCCGGGCTCACCGCGGCGATCACCGCCGCCGAGGCAGGGGCGAGGGTCACCGTGTACGAGGCGCACCACACGCTCGGCGGCCGGGCGCGGACCGCGGAGGGGCCGTACCGGACGAACGAGGGACCGCACGCGCTGTACAGCGGCGGCCCGCACTGGACGTGGCTCGGGCAACGCGACCTGATCGGGCCGCTCGCGCCTCTCCCGCCCCTGGAGGCCGCCCGGCTGCGCCTGCACCACAAGGGCGCCCTGCGCCGGACCCCGCCGTACGCGATGCTCAGGCTCCTCCGCCCACGCCGTACGGGCCAACAGGCGCCCGTCGACGTCGACTTCCTCACCTGGGCGACCGAACAGGCCGGCGAGGAGGCCGCGCGCGCCGCCGCCAACTACTCGGCGGTGGCGCTGTTCCACCACGCCCCGGGCTCCCTGTCCGCCGCCTTCGTGCAGGAACGGCTGCGCCGGGCCACGAAGTTGCCCCCGGAGGCGCACTACCCACGCGGTGGCTGGGCGAGCGTCATCGACCGCATGGCGGCCCGCGCCTGGAACCTCGGCGTCCGCATGGAGACCCTCAGCCGCGTCGACACCCTCGACACCCTCACCGGCAACAGCAACAGCAACAGCAAGGGCAGGGGCAGGGGCACCGGCCCGATCATCGTCGCCACCTCCCTCGCCGCCGCCCGTCGCCTGCTCAAGGACGACTCGCTGACCTGGCCGAGCGGCCGTACGGCACTCGTCGACCTCGCCGTACGCACCCGCCGGGGCGACGCGTTCACGGTCTCCGACCTGGACGCGCCCGGCTGGATCGAACGGTTCACCGCGCAGGACCGCACGCTGGCCCCGGCGGGCGAGCAGTTGCTCCAGGGGCAGTTCCCGATCGGTCCG
Proteins encoded:
- a CDS encoding 1-phosphofructokinase: MILTVTLNTALDITYRVRDLRPHATHRVTDVTERPGGKGLNVARVLAALGHEVTVTGFVGGATGRALQDQLTHTPGVVDALVPVKGATRRTVAVADASGDTTQLNEPGPLIAPAEWSAFQEAYVDLLRSASVVALCGSLPPGVPVGAYAGLVRTARTLSVPVLLDTSGEPLRRGVAARPDLVKPNADELTELTGSHEPSRATRDARRRGAQAVVASLGPEGVLAHTPEGVWRATPPRRFRGNPTGAGDSAVAGLLSGLIDRLPWPDRLARAVALSAATVMTPVAGEFDRQAYEELVGQVTVTGEVTAA
- the arfB gene encoding alternative ribosome rescue aminoacyl-tRNA hydrolase ArfB, yielding MSGPHVIRGSVSLPEAELMWRFSRSSGPGGQHVNTSDSQVELRFDLANTEALPEVWKARALERLAGRLVEGVVSVRASEHRSQWRNRETAAVRLAALLAEATAPPPRPRRATRIPRGINERRLREKKQRSDTKRGRSGRDWG
- the cdgB gene encoding diguanylate cyclase CdgB, with protein sequence METDSEPYVRLTTLRQLHKVMADMNTARSLADTLQTVADGVVNGLGYELACVNLVRPDGDLVVAALAGNSAAEALITGRVGSRDAWDRRLNMGEAWGDLRFIPHTEGWVLDEDDVPQWYTDGPAPRFEDEWHPSDRLFAPMYTPGAPGASCGELLGVVSVDRPRNGRRPGAWGREALQMYAFQAAIAISNARLRANMQRALVRLEREQQALRASEESFRQAFEYAPSGMAIAEMGGDQHGRILRTNDALCRLLGRPASAMRRYAFSDLVHPEDIGTLLRTSAEGGRAELRLGRRDGTYVWVSLRNSVVADAADGPRFLLTHVEDIEERKRRELQLAHRASHDALTGLPNSAELRSRLSSRLCQRPQSLPAGAAADSMNAAFGQFGVPGEFGAGHGEFGEHGAAEHSARLPHPSFDEYEAAGHSGHAFDFHRAGGPYDAFDHHVHTVAPEDERDDGAKGLAVLFCDLDGFKSINDRFGHNSGDAVLIEVARRLSRGVRDGDTVARLGGDEFVVLADGLGRADAQDLAVRLRNEIIQPIRVDGRAMRVGASFGIGWAHCGMTADEVLKSADERMYVEKRSRPRQHRRAG
- a CDS encoding peptidase inhibitor family I36 protein; amino-acid sequence: MKLRLLALAGATVIATLPLTTAQTASAATKCPKNYVCSWKKASFKGTKHIHNNSSGCSPFSGRSVSNQTGKLITVYTDESCYGDSIDIETGHYSSKTPWRFKSVAVWGQ
- a CDS encoding CBM35 domain-containing protein, with the translated sequence MTPGNNGASTPEDDDPFGYLYEDGQARGAQPPSASYGYPNAVNRARPVGERQYGQQTQQAPQAPTAQYGQVPQQGYGQQQGGPGQPNTHYQAPESFSGGAPTTRQHGHGNGGGGGRGRGPNTKGLLIGAIAVVAAVVIGIGVAMLSDNSKDTSGDNTGASTTPTAEQSKDPSPSASKSKKAKAGELPKAEAKTLLLGGNAAIASDVPGAKSEGGFYVGNFNSVGSSVTWKIEDLAEAGQYRLYVQYGIPGVDADATLVVNGTVQSRPLNLKNFSNSPKGDYAKGWQNTWSLVTLNKGTNEIKIECNEGNQCDANLDQLYLKPPE
- a CDS encoding flavin reductase family protein; translated protein: MSEDEFRAAMSRLAAGVVLVTAHEAALDQDGPRGEDVGMTATSFMSVSLDPPLVMVSLREGSRMDDLLDEQPLWAVSVLSDHQRTIAGRFAMKGRVSDRLLFDDLSYTRGEITGAPLIDDALATLECRTEQRVTAGDHTLVIGRVLASTSPGSGGGPLAYFRGRYRHLAP
- a CDS encoding RNA-guided endonuclease InsQ/TnpB family protein, producing MPGSGGLLAPPKGSKAKTDEYAKAASLKAREANRRKDWCEKTSTMLARCYDLVRFEKLDIKTMTRSAKGTVERPGHNVAQKSGLNRAILAQGWGLLRQRTGHKAPGRVEDVPAPYTSLRCSACGWIDKNSRKSQAEFVCSSCGFTCNADTNASINVAAGQGGIPRPRRTAGAGGTTPPNQRPNVREPQPQRVGIPRF